Proteins from a single region of Psilocybe cubensis strain MGC-MH-2018 chromosome 3, whole genome shotgun sequence:
- a CDS encoding Acylpyruvase FAHD1, mitochondrial: MAASFARTGKKIVAIGRNYAAHAKELNNAVPKEPFFFLKPTSSFLPSGGKLEIPRGILAHHEVELGVVIGKGGRDITQANAESHIAGYTLAVDMTARNLQDKVRKAGLPWSAAKGFDGFTPIGSFLPKETVKDAHDLRVSLKINGETKQDGTTADMIFRIPRLIEHVSSIMTLEEGDLILTGTPSGVGPVNPGDKVECALTEADGRALLELDFDAVQREGGYQFQE; encoded by the exons ATGGCTGCCTCATTCGCTCGTACTGGAAAGAAA ATAGTAGCCATTGGCAGGAACTATGCAGCTCACGCAAAAGAGCTGAACAACGCAGTTCCGAAGGAGCCATTCTTCTTCCTAAAGCCTACATCAAGTTTCCTCCCATCTGGAGGTAAACTCGAAATCCCGCGAGGCATTCTGGCACATCATGAAG TCGAACTTGGAGTTGTCATTGGAAAAGGAGGCAGGGACATTACCCAGGCCAATGCGGAGTCGCATATCGCAGGATACA CACTTGCTGTGGACATGACTGCCCGCAACTTGCAGGACAAGGTGCGCAAAGCCGGACTCCCGTGGTCTGCTGCGAAAGGATTCGACGGGTTCACGCCCATAGG CTCATTCCTCCCGAAAGAGACTGTTAAAGATGCGCATGACCTCCGTGTGTCTCTCAAG ATTAACGGCGAAACGAAGCAGGACGGAACGACCGCCGACATGATCTTCCGCATCCCTCGGCTCATCGAGCACGTCTCGTCCATCATGACCCTCGAG GAAGGCGACCTCATCTTGACAGGCACGCCATCCGGCGTTGGCCCTGTGAACCCAGGCGACAAGGTCGAGTGTGCGCTGACGGAAGCAGACGGGCGCGCGCTGCTCGAGCTTGACTTTGATGCAGTCCAGCGCGAGGGCGGATATCAATTCCAAGAGTAA
- a CDS encoding AP-2 complex subunit mu yields the protein MLSLYSTDDQLPTYSGYKSYRTATSGRLSSHWGLPASSTLQDSRTNANAALVFEYCYRFINICKSYFGKIDEEAVKNNFVVIYELIDEINDFGYPQNSEIDTLKSYITTESIVSSSIAAEESSKITSQATGATSWRRADVKYKKNEAFVDVIETVNLSMSAKGNLLRADVDGHIQMRAYLSGTPECKFGLNDKLVIDKNEKGISDAVELDDCRFHQCVRLNDFDATRTISFIPPDGEFELMRYRSTSNVKLPLRIIPSVTEVGTTQVQYTITVKTNFNNKLSATNIVLRIPTPLNTTTAECKVATGKAKYVPAENVIVWKIARLQGGQECSLTASAALTITTTRQVWARPPIEVDFQVLMFTASGLIVRFLKVFEKSNYNSVKWVRYLTKAEGSYQIRF from the exons ATGCTCAGCCTATACTCCACAGACGATCAATTGCCGACGTATTCAGGATACAAGTCGTATCGAACAGCGACGTCCGGTCGCCTATCATCACATTGGGGTCTACCAGCTTCTTCCAC CTTACAAGACTCCAGGACAAATGCAAATGCCGCTCTCGTGTTCGAATATTGCTACCGGTTCATCAACATCTGCAAGTCATATTTTGGAAAGATCGACGAAGAGGCAGTGAAAAATAACTTTGTGGTCATATATGAGTTAATTGATG AGATCAATGACTTCGGTTACCCCCAAAACAGCGAGATCGACACCCTAAAGTCCTACATCACGACTGAGAGTATAGTGTCATCATCCATAGCAGCG GAAGAATCGTCGAAGATTACATCTCAAGCTACAGGCGCAACCAGCTGGCGACGTGCAGATGTCAAATATAAGAAAAATGAGGCATTTGTTGACGTGATAGAGACGGTCAACTTGAGCATGAGTGCCAAAG GTAATCTCTTACGCGCAGACGTGGATGGCCACATCCAAATGCGGGCATACTTGTCCGGTACTCCAGAATGTAAATTTGGCCTTAACGACAAGCTTGTCATCGACAAAAACGAAAAGGGTATTAGCGATGCAGTCGAGCTCGACGATTGCCGATTCCATCAGTGTGTTCGAttaaacgatttcgatgctACGCGGACGATCAGCTTTATCCCTCCAGATGGCGAATTCGAGCTTATGCG ATATCGCTCGACGTCGAACGTTAAACTACCGCTCCGAATCATACCTTCCGTTACAGAAGTGGGAACGACACAAGTCCAATACACCATCACTGTCAAAACCAATTTCAACAACAAATTATCCGCTACTAACATTGTCCTACGGATACCAACACCTCTAAATACGACTACTGCGGAGTGTAAAGTTGCCACGGGCAAGGCAAAATATGTTCCAGCTGAGAATGTGATTGTCTGGAA GATTGCACGGTTACAGGGTGGGCAGGAGTGCTCGCTGACGGCTTCAGCTGCCCTTACTATCACAACAACCCGTCAAGTTTGGGCGAGGCCACCCATTGAAGTCGATTTCCAAGTGCTTATGTTCACCGCCTCCGGGTTGATTGTTCGTTTTCTCAAAGTTTTTGAAAAGAGCAACTACAACAGCGTAAAGTGGGTTCGGTATCTGACCAAAGCTGAAGGCTCCTATCAAATCAGG TTCTGA
- a CDS encoding Sphingomyelinase, protein MLRLGFVLIAVQAALGLGVGAQIVGNLTLLSYNVAGLPELLSSGNPAVNTPLISPRLKSYNIINVQEDFNYHAALYASDNHAFRTPTSGGAGIGSGLNTLSDFPYIDFERVKWSDCNLSGGDCITPKGFTFARVRVADGAWIDVYNMHTDAGSESGDIAARAKNFAQVTAYIATWSAGMPVVVMGDTNARYTRPGDGETLRSFLASTGAVDLWVSKVRGGNPPAVGTDALVCPFPFAVGTKQEVLDACETVDKIFVRPSAALTFPAATFANAHDVFVDGKGAPLSDHYPMSGTVAWKLSSSIRLGDTIGGPHGTAFNDIPSLLSGAIPKLTSITIRGANRVDGLAYSVKYPSGSSSTASHGGTGGTANTLSLPSGERVVKVKACSGKYNNTTRIFYLELTTNTGRTISAGKTTSDCLTTTVPVDAGSPGSWGLVAFWGRDGNEVDRIAPIWGAAY, encoded by the exons ATGTTGCGCCTCGGTTTCGTCTTGATTGCGGTCCAAGCTGCCCTGGGACTCGGAGTTGGGGCACAAATAGTTGGAAACCTGACGCTTTTGTCGTATAACGTTGCGGGACTCCCAG AACTTCTATCCTCCGGAAACCCAGCTGTCAACACACCGTTAATTTCCCCGCGTCTGAAGTCATATAACATCATCAACGTACAGGAAGACTTCAACTACCACGCGGCACTGTATGCTTCTGACAACCACGCGTTCCGCACCCCGACCTCCGGAGGCGCGGGTATTGGGTCGGGGCTGAACACCCTCTCCGACTTCCCGTACATTGACTTCGAGCGCGTCAAGTGGTCAGACTGCAACCTTAGCGGCGGGGACTGTATCACCCCAAAGGGATTCACATTTGCGCGTGTACGTGTAGCGGACGGCGCGTGGATTGACGTGTACAACATGCACACCGACGCGGGGTCCGAGAGCGGTGACATTGCAGCGCGCGCGAAGAACTTTGCGCAGGTAACAGCGTATATTGCGACATGGTCGGCGGGCATGCCTGTGGTCGTCATGGGTGACACGAACGCGCGGTATACGCGCCCGGGCGACGGCGAGACGCTCCGCTCCTTTTTGGCCAGCACCGGTGCGGTAGATCTCTGGGTCTCGAAGGTCCGCGGCGGAAACCCACCTGCTGTTGGAACAGACGCGCTAGTATGTCCATTCCCGTTTGCGGTGGGCACGAAGCAGGAGGTTTTGGACGCGTGCGAGACGGTGGATAAGATTTTTGTGAGGCCGAGTGCAGCACTGACTTTCCCGGCGGCGACGTTTGCAAATGCGCACGACGTCTTTGTCGATGGAAAGGGTGCGCCGTTGAGCGACCATTATCCCATGTCGGGCACAGTAGCATGGAAGCTCTCGTCTTCTATCCGTCTGGGCGATACGATTGGTGGTCCACACGGCACGGCGTTCAACGATATCCCATCGCTACTGAGCGGCGCCATCCCTAAGCTCACGTCCATCACTATCCGTGGGGCGAACAGAGTCGACGGGCTCGCTTACAGCGTGAAGTATCCCTCTGGATCTAGCTCAACCGCGTCGCATGGTGGTACTGGTGGCACTGCCAACACTCTGTCGCTCCCCTCAGGGGAGCGAGTAGTGAAAGTGAAAGCATGCAGCGGAAAGTATAATAACACCACCAGGATTTTCTACCTCGAGTTGACGACGAACACGGGCCGGACGATCTCAGCGGGCAAGACGACGAGTGATTGTTTGACGACGACTGTGCCGGTCGATGCAGGATCGCCAGGGTCTTGGGGGCTCGTTGCGTTCTGGGGTAGAGATGGAAATGAGGTGGACCGGATCGCGCCTATCTGGGGAGCCGCATACTGA
- a CDS encoding Reductase pytE, which yields MSLNVLAIGASRNIGYYSCIRFLDAGATVTFLLRSPKAFDNDEVIQKYFKSGKACLVKGDALVEDDVKNAWSEATKFGNVGLLLCTVGGTPSLSLTKGFIIKPANLVTQALMNALVTMPKTEPQPRVITISSIGLTKSSHAAVPVLMKPLYGHFLEVPHKDKLGSERVLFHCAGWEWNAKDDGEPSDEIMGANWKQREGLPAPGSLKSALVIRPALLTDGECEAENPKKKGYRASDEEITGYTVSRKDVAHFIADAVLNKWSQYENKVINIAY from the exons ATGTCTCTCAACGTTCTCGCCATCGGAGCTTCTCGAAACATTGGATACTATTCCTGTATACGCTTCCTAG ATGCTGGAGCTACTGTCACTTTCCTGCTCCGTTCACCGAAAGCATTCGACAACGATGAAGTGATTCAGAAATATTTCAAATCCGGGAAGGCTTGCCTCGTCAAAGGCGACGCTCTAGTAGAAGATGATGTCAAAAACGCATGGAGTGAAGCAACAAAATTCGGCAACGTCGGTCTTCTTCTCTGCACAGTTG GTGGAACACCAAGCCTCTCACTTACCAAAGGCTTCATAATCAAACCAGCAAACCTAGTGACACAAGCTCTCATGAACGCTCTCGTCACCATGCCCAAAACAGAGCCACAACCTCGCGTAATCACCATCTCATCCATAGGCCTCACCAAATCGTCCCATGCCGCGGTACCCGTGCTAATGAAACCCCTATACGGACACTTCCTAGAAGTCCCTCACAAAGACAAACTAGGCTCCGAGCGCGTCCTATTTCACTGCGCCGGCTGGGAATGGAACGCGAAAGATGACGGGGAACCCAGTGACGAGATAATGGGCGCTAATTGGAAGCAGCGAGAAGGCCTTCCCGCACCTGGATCGTTGAAGAGCGCTCTTGTTATCCGACCAGCACTTCTGACGGACGGCGAATGTGAGGCTGAGAAtccgaagaagaagggatACAGGGCATCGGATGAGGAAATCACAGGCTACACCGTCTCGAGAAAAGATGTGGCCCATTTCATCGCTGATGCAGTACTGAACAAATGGAGCCAATACGAAAACAAAGTCATCAATATCGCATACTAA
- a CDS encoding Extragenic suppressor of kinetochore protein 1, whose product MFWRFGFHNASAIDSLLDKEDVVLEAILDEDDLLQECKGQNTRLLSYFERVDVLQKLLGYVTGQIETEEKGRFNEIWSIVETCIGEQNQLLVPFWETVLDRSPDDMKTQMIMASHFAKVNSVFMTKKPVEMLAFIQSQPNIVERLIRHIETPSFVDLIGRIIQLDEVIPNSNVLEWLSSENLMGRLIELLSPYHTPSVHTVVADLVKNIISMATPSPGAVLTEGLQNGPASNRFARELAGRENMKKLADYMLNDFSSDSCNTPPEHDSQDEGTLLSPTFESSTSSVVQSIAVIIELIRKNNSDYFEPYLFHALRNRLIHAQQQSHLAGEDLRASLEQVLQEMVHRMGVVHLGPMLEVLSSRLHEFQKYLKSPRSLQGPISTTIGRMTPFTLERYRIVELYAELLHCSNMSLLNRSALFSRVYDSEGRLQGGLAGLEELAQVIALNSGNDRESDEMDESPDEPTPSLAFPVRHPSGDSPSLDSDDDMTGSDDEPGSSDDEAMEEIAMYDEPLSPIPFAQPLPSSSTMAVASSPEALSLSSSPQTDSKASLNVPNPGSSPESDGPGMSGRSSGRGSRRSSRSRRRHTMEQSTETLLPVGEQLKRRWLDQNILGTMIDMFFEFPWNNFLHSTVYDVVHQVMTGGSEGGYNRELIISLFRDAKILHRIIEGQALNDLESAKPKGVRLGYMGHLMLISEDVITAMARFPPDLRLIIIQYAPEPEWDNYVTGRYNETKQEENRRLGGGKPVVNSAAARNMAQWKVDENELAGETDVKGVDDGQPKGEFRRAASVGPSGVTQTADFGPAPVDEDEDEDEDEDNISSTRAPHFARYLAQEMGNSDQFGSSSDEDDEDEGWLTQSTFGLNPAPVATRPFSEPRRPLSSNGFGDAFDPNSTPSTRTAMTEDPFSSQDDDDGFGPFSDTAAASGDGFTFSSSFSDEDSSFESFGDFGDFQSAETETLDEGESTTPTTTTGSWTFAPGHEFGVGLEEVSNHEQGKGKDKAKEKGTGIGTEGSSSSTATLSSLSSTTTAKDTSN is encoded by the exons ATGTTTTGGAG ATTCGGATTCCATAATGCATCGGCAATCGACAGTTTGCTTGATAAGGAGGACGTCGTGCTCGAAGCCATTTTAGACGAAGATGACCTTTTGCAGGAGTGCAAAGGCCAGAATACAAGACTCCTCAGTTACTTCGAGCGGGTGGATGTCCTTCAGAAGTTGTTGGGATATGTAACAGGGCAGATTGAGACTGAGGAGAAGGGCCGTTTCAA TGAAATATGGTCTATTGTAGAGACATGCATCGGCGAGCAGAACCAGCTTCTGGTGCCCTTCTGGGAGACAGTCCTTGATAGATCTCCGGATGACATGAAGACGCAGATGATCATGGCTTCTCACTTTGCCAAAGTGAACTCTGTCTTCATGACGAAAAAACCTGTCGAG ATGCTCGCATTTATTCAATCCCAACCCAACATTGTGGAACGCTTGATTCGACACATAGAAACGCCTTCTTTTGTAGATCTCATTGGTCGCATTATACAGCTGGATGAGGTGATTCCGAATAGTAACGTACTTGAG TGGTTATCGTCCGAAAATCTCATGGGCCGTCTCATCGAACTCCTCTCACCCTACCATACACCTTCTGTGCATACCGTGGTAGCCGATCTCGTCAAAAACATAATATCAATGGCTACACCTTCACCAGGTGCAGTTCTCACTGAGGGGCTCCAAAATGGACCAGCTTCCAATCGATTTGCTCGAGAGCTCGCAGGGAgagaaaacatgaaaaagTTGGCCGATTACATGCTCAACGATTTTTCTTCTGACAGTTGCAATACGCCACCAGAACATGACAGTCAGGATGAGGGTACCCTTCTTTCGCCCACGTTTGAATCTTCGACCTCATCCGTGGTACAATCTATCGCGGTCATCATTGAGCTAATACGTAAAAACAATTCGGATTACTTTGAACCGTATCTCTTCCACGCCTTGCGGAATCGTCTCATCCATGCTCAACAGCAATCACACCTTGCAGGCGAGGACCTCCGCGCATCTCTGGAGCAAGTTTTGCAGGAAATGGTACACAGGATGGGAGTTGTACACCTGGGTCCTATGTTGGAAGTACTGTCTTCACGACTTCACGAATTCCAAAAATACCTCAAATCACCTCGTTCATTG CAAGGGCCAATATCAACTACTATTGGTAGAATGACCCCCTTTACACTCGAACGATATCGCATTGTCGAACTATATGCCGAGCTTCTACACTGCTCTAACATGTCACTCCTGAACCGCTCTGCTTTGTTTTCCCGAGTGTATGATTCTGAAGGCCGGCTACAAGGAGGTTTAGCAGGGTTAGAAGAGCTCGCCCAAGTTATTGCGCTCAACAGTGGCAATGACCGTGAAAGCGATGAGATGGATGAATCGCCCGACGAGCCGACTCCATCTCTAGCCTTCCCTGTCCGCCATCCGTCAGGAGACTCACCCTCGCTCGACTCTGACGACGATATGACAGGTTCAGATGACGAACCTGGAAGCTCAGACGACGAGGCGATGGAGGAAATTGCAATGTACGACGAGCCGCTTTCACCTATACCCTTTGCCCAACCGTTACCTTCTTCCTCGACTATGGCGGTGGCATCTTCACCTGAAGCGCTTTCACTGTCGAGTAGTCCGCAGACAGATTCCAAGGCCTCGTTGAATGTCCCAAATCCCGGGTCAAGTCCAGAATCTGATGGGCCAGGTATGAGCGGTAGATCGTCAGGTCGGGGATCAAGACGAAGCTCGCGTTCGCGGAGAAGACATACGATGGAGCAATCTACAGAGACATTACTACCTGTTGGCGAACAACTAAAACGTCGATGGCTAGATCAAAATATTCTGGGTACTATGATA GATATGTTTTTCGAATTCCCCTGGAACAATTTTCTTCACAGCACGGTCTATGATGTTGTACATCAGGTTATGACAGGGGGTTCTGAAGGAGGCTATAATAGGGAACTCATTATTTCTCTTTTCCGCGATGCAAAAATACTCCACCGTATTATAGAGGGCCAAGCACTGAATGATTTGGAAAG CGCGAAACCAAAAGGAGTGCGATTAGGTTATATGGGCCACCTTATGCTCATTTCAGAAGATGTCATCACAGCAATGGCCAGGTTCCCTCCCGACCTTCGACTTATCATCATCCAATACGCACCTGAGCCAGAATGGGACAATTATGTCACCGGGAGGTACAACGAGACAAAGCAGGAGGAGAACAGGCGTCTAGGCGGCGGCAAGCCCGTGGTCAACTCTGCTGCGGCACGAAATATGGCCCAGTGGAAAGTCGATGAGAACGAACTTGCTGGGGAGACGGATGTGAAAGGTGTAGATGATGGGCAACCCAAGGGCGAGTTCAGACGTGCAGCGAGCGTTGGGCCGTCGGGTGTCACGCAGACGGCTGACTTTGGGCCAGCACCTgtcgacgaagatgaagatgaggatgaggatgaagataaTATATCTTCTACTCGAGCGCCTCAT TTTGCCAGATATCTCGCCCAGGAGATGGGTAATTCAGATCAATTTGGGTCCTCATccgacgaagatgatgaagatgaagggtGGTTAACACAATCAACTTTCGGCTTGAATCCTGCTCCTGTGGCAACAAGACCATTCAGCGAACCAAGAAGACCTCTGAGTAGTAATGGGTTTGGA GATGCCTTTGACCCTAACAGTACTCCATCAACACGTACTGCAATGACAGAGGATCCATTCAGCTCCCAAGACGAC GACGACGGATTTGGCCCCTTCTCGGACACAGCCGCCGCGAGCGGCGACGGATTTACATTCAGTTCCTCCTTTTCCGACGAAGATTCGTCTTTTGAATCCTTCGGTGACTTTGGCGACTTCCAGAGTGCAGAGACGGAGACTCTTGATGAGGGCGAGTCCACGACTCCTACAACGACAACGGGGAGCTGGACATTTGCGCCAGGGCATGAGTTTGGCGTGGGGTTAGAAGAGGTGTCCAATCATGAacaggggaaggggaaggatAAAGCGAAAGAGAAAGGTACAGGGATAGGGACTGAAGGATCCTCGAGTTCGACAGCGACGTTATCGTCCTTGTCATctacaacaacagcaaaggACACTTCAAACTGA